Proteins found in one Leptospira hartskeerlii genomic segment:
- a CDS encoding sodium-dependent bicarbonate transport family permease has product MADSAIIQNILNPPVLFFFLGMGVIIFKSDLVIPEALSKFFSMYLLFAIGFKGGHELYKTPFSSEHALTLLACSVMATLVPIYAYYILKVKLEKHNAAALAGSFGSISAVTFVTAGAYLHNLNVEYGGFIVAGMALMESPAIVIAVILDRLSKNKANGGGSINWKALFHEALFGSSIYLLVGSLIVGYLTGDSGWNAEKPFTEDLFKGILTFFLLDMGISAAKRFKELTHVGFFLIAASILLMIINASVGLLLTKVIHMPEGDALMFVVLCASASYIAVPAAMKDMIPEANPSIYLTVALSIVFPINIILGIPLYHYLVKAIM; this is encoded by the coding sequence ATGGCAGATTCGGCGATTATACAGAACATACTAAACCCACCGGTACTGTTCTTCTTTTTAGGAATGGGAGTCATCATCTTCAAATCGGATTTGGTGATCCCTGAGGCTCTTTCGAAATTCTTTTCGATGTATCTACTTTTCGCGATCGGATTCAAGGGAGGCCACGAGCTTTACAAGACTCCTTTTAGTTCTGAACATGCATTAACTCTTTTAGCATGTAGCGTAATGGCGACTTTGGTGCCAATTTATGCGTATTATATTCTCAAGGTCAAATTAGAGAAACATAACGCTGCCGCATTGGCCGGTTCGTTTGGTTCCATTAGTGCAGTAACCTTTGTAACTGCAGGCGCTTATCTTCACAATTTGAACGTTGAATACGGTGGTTTTATCGTAGCTGGTATGGCTCTTATGGAATCTCCGGCGATCGTAATCGCTGTTATCCTGGATAGACTTTCTAAGAACAAAGCAAACGGCGGCGGATCGATCAACTGGAAGGCTCTTTTTCATGAAGCATTATTCGGATCTTCTATCTACCTTTTAGTAGGCTCTTTGATTGTAGGTTACTTGACCGGAGACAGCGGCTGGAACGCTGAGAAACCGTTCACTGAGGACTTATTTAAAGGAATCCTAACATTCTTCCTTTTAGATATGGGAATCTCTGCAGCAAAAAGATTCAAAGAACTTACTCACGTAGGTTTCTTCCTGATCGCTGCTTCAATCCTATTAATGATTATCAACGCAAGCGTAGGATTACTTCTCACTAAGGTGATTCACATGCCAGAAGGAGATGCATTGATGTTCGTAGTTCTTTGTGCTTCCGCTTCTTATATTGCGGTTCCTGCAGCAATGAAGGATATGATCCCGGAAGCGAATCCGAGTATCTACCTTACGGTGGCATTATCCATCGTATTCCCGATCAATATCATCCTCGGGATACCATTGTATCACTACTTAGTTAAGGCTATCATGTAG
- a CDS encoding metal (Ni/Fe) hydrogenase large subunit: MKNVTGIFHTSETKQTHRFWLTREGIKKEILSKTAEKSIYEDHSNPIWVLRHSLGTDQGAEDYSSMDYERYLSQDRKHLLEKFLTKSGIKDLVYRGINVPVPTSFYSHAVGPIHAGVIEPGHFRFIVEGEEIQNLDIRLGFQKRGLLEKMKGLNKESISPYAEAISGDSTIAYAIAFSKAFEEAHGIQVPEEVNFARTVLLEIERIAIHIGDMGAIAGDVGYYPLQGVCAMQRGVPLGVMEALTGSRFGRGALSPGKVRLKKELTESFLSDLAKKIEDVTSDVAGHFERAANKSTNRERLQICGVLTTKQLKDLGFVGMVEKCTGYSRDLRHHDSSYSLAGESINLDLDAGQMQGDAWARFYLRYEELKNSGRWLTKAIPVLKNFHKVYESFQKTKVSKAKPGVYFGTAEGWRGPVLISFSLNSSGDISEAYVRDPSVPNWHALELAVRGENIGDFPLNNKSFNLSYVGVDL, encoded by the coding sequence ATGAAAAACGTTACCGGAATTTTTCACACTTCGGAAACGAAACAAACTCATCGTTTCTGGCTCACTCGGGAAGGAATAAAGAAAGAAATTCTTTCTAAAACCGCAGAAAAAAGTATATATGAAGATCATTCAAATCCTATATGGGTCCTTCGGCATAGCCTCGGCACTGATCAAGGCGCTGAAGATTATTCTTCTATGGATTACGAAAGATACTTATCTCAAGATAGAAAACATCTTCTCGAAAAATTCCTTACCAAGTCAGGCATCAAAGATCTGGTTTATAGAGGGATCAATGTTCCAGTTCCGACTTCTTTTTATTCGCATGCAGTAGGACCAATCCACGCAGGAGTGATAGAACCTGGGCATTTTCGCTTTATAGTCGAGGGAGAAGAGATCCAAAATCTGGATATTCGTCTTGGTTTCCAAAAAAGAGGCCTTTTGGAGAAAATGAAAGGTCTTAACAAAGAATCTATTTCTCCTTATGCGGAAGCAATTTCGGGCGATTCTACAATCGCTTATGCAATCGCATTCAGCAAAGCATTCGAAGAAGCTCACGGTATTCAAGTTCCGGAAGAAGTAAATTTTGCAAGAACAGTTCTTTTAGAAATAGAAAGGATAGCGATCCATATCGGAGATATGGGAGCAATTGCAGGTGACGTAGGTTATTATCCACTCCAAGGTGTATGCGCGATGCAGAGAGGAGTTCCTCTCGGAGTGATGGAAGCTCTAACAGGTTCTCGTTTCGGAAGAGGAGCATTAAGCCCAGGAAAAGTAAGACTTAAAAAAGAACTTACCGAATCTTTCTTAAGCGATCTGGCAAAAAAGATCGAAGATGTTACTTCTGATGTCGCGGGCCATTTCGAAAGAGCTGCAAACAAATCCACTAACAGAGAAAGATTACAGATCTGCGGAGTGCTCACAACTAAACAACTCAAAGATCTAGGCTTTGTAGGAATGGTGGAAAAATGTACGGGATATTCCAGAGACCTTCGTCATCACGATTCCAGTTATTCACTCGCAGGAGAATCCATTAATTTGGATCTGGATGCGGGTCAAATGCAGGGAGATGCTTGGGCAAGATTCTATCTTCGTTATGAAGAATTGAAGAATAGTGGACGTTGGTTGACCAAGGCAATTCCAGTATTAAAAAACTTTCATAAAGTATATGAAAGTTTCCAAAAAACGAAAGTTTCTAAAGCAAAACCCGGTGTTTATTTTGGTACCGCAGAAGGTTGGAGAGGTCCAGTTTTAATTTCCTTCTCCCTAAATTCTTCCGGTGATATTTCAGAAGCTTATGTAAGAGATCCATCCGTTCCGAACTGGCATGCTTTAGAACTTGCAGTTAGAGGGGAGAATATCGGGGACTTTCCTCTCAATAATAAATCTTTCAACCTCAGTTATGTGGGAGTGGATCTATGA
- a CDS encoding NADH-quinone oxidoreductase subunit H — MVTATFLFGILIQILAFISLPFLCGGVLQKIRAYAQGRKGAPVLQILYDTVRMLKKSPIDGPFSGFFSESSAIFAFAFGLVLWSLVSFEWASLLLIPFLIGMIRFATVAYAVENGTSFGGMGAARETLLFIFGEPILILVLVVLESNVVFHENFAHISFAILFFLGATLIVLSELAKPPFDDPRTHLELTMVHEAMLLEASGRTRAFFELAHQFKTASLFLLLTKLGLEHMEVFLGVSSVPIWKELASFGGAILLSALIGYWEANSTRRKWIWIPELLGLNFIFMLILGILLKLGK; from the coding sequence ATGGTCACAGCTACTTTCTTATTTGGCATTCTAATCCAAATTTTAGCCTTTATATCTCTTCCATTCTTATGCGGGGGTGTTCTCCAAAAGATCAGGGCTTATGCTCAAGGTAGAAAAGGGGCACCTGTTCTACAGATACTTTACGATACCGTTCGTATGCTTAAAAAGAGTCCGATAGATGGGCCTTTCTCCGGATTTTTCTCTGAAAGTTCTGCGATATTCGCCTTTGCTTTCGGATTAGTTTTATGGTCCTTAGTTTCTTTCGAATGGGCGTCTTTACTACTAATCCCTTTTTTGATCGGCATGATCCGATTTGCTACTGTGGCTTACGCAGTGGAAAACGGAACTTCTTTCGGTGGAATGGGGGCAGCAAGAGAAACTCTTCTTTTTATCTTTGGGGAGCCAATCCTGATCTTAGTGCTCGTCGTATTAGAATCCAACGTAGTATTTCACGAAAACTTCGCACATATTTCTTTTGCGATCTTGTTTTTCTTGGGAGCAACATTGATCGTTCTTTCCGAACTCGCCAAACCTCCGTTTGACGATCCGAGAACTCACTTAGAACTTACAATGGTTCACGAAGCAATGTTATTAGAAGCTTCCGGAAGAACTAGAGCATTCTTCGAACTGGCTCACCAATTCAAAACTGCCTCTTTGTTCTTACTTCTTACAAAATTAGGACTGGAACATATGGAAGTATTCTTAGGAGTTTCTTCCGTTCCTATTTGGAAAGAATTAGCATCCTTCGGAGGAGCCATTCTTCTCTCCGCGTTAATCGGTTATTGGGAAGCGAACAGTACTAGAAGAAAATGGATTTGGATCCCTGAATTACTCGGACTGAATTTCATCTTCATGCTGATCCTGGGAATTCTTCTGAAGCTAGGTAAATAA
- a CDS encoding formate hydrogenase translates to MSADVSYLIILLTGVVILLENRLKRVVILLGVQGFLLLLPLYQEESGDGFHSIFLAAMVIVFKGILTPIILFWTARRIHSPESTFPKVGYLPTLALLFAGAAACYFFMDMVSAFFGKSHQYGLLYVLLLIYIGVIGFIVRRNWIGVIACFSIFENGTFLLTLLLKSGVPIGSELGSFLDAVLIMGAGAALRINSEQYKGETSR, encoded by the coding sequence ATGAGCGCAGACGTTAGTTATCTTATCATCCTACTGACCGGTGTGGTCATTCTTTTAGAAAACAGGCTCAAAAGGGTAGTTATCCTTTTAGGAGTCCAAGGTTTTCTTTTACTACTTCCCCTTTACCAAGAAGAAAGCGGAGACGGTTTCCATTCCATCTTTTTAGCGGCAATGGTGATCGTATTCAAAGGGATCTTAACTCCCATCATTCTCTTTTGGACAGCGAGAAGGATACATTCTCCTGAATCAACTTTTCCTAAAGTAGGCTATCTTCCCACACTCGCACTTTTGTTCGCAGGTGCTGCGGCTTGTTACTTCTTCATGGACATGGTCTCCGCATTCTTCGGAAAATCCCATCAATACGGTTTATTGTATGTCCTTCTTCTCATCTATATTGGAGTGATCGGTTTTATAGTTAGAAGGAACTGGATCGGTGTGATTGCCTGCTTCAGTATTTTTGAGAACGGAACATTCTTACTCACTCTACTTCTAAAATCGGGAGTTCCGATCGGAAGCGAGCTCGGATCCTTCCTGGATGCGGTCTTGATCATGGGAGCGGGTGCCGCTCTCCGGATCAATAGCGAACAATATAAGGGGGAAACTTCCAGATGA
- a CDS encoding alginate export family protein produces MKMFRFIKTIHQIRPAGKFSLILLLLTVGSPSVFSQAANKGTVTAEPSPTPVTATPQKSAAEEEDSYVSTMKTSGLTPDFTRSTFFEPELGKKVANRKKAWLNDWIRIGAYVRPRYEDRYNLAFDKSNKGYTSRAMQTSQVFFIIDPSPYFSAKVTFQDARVWGGETPASVGDVRANTFDGAGATTTSNPAAGSGTTIPSQTTLREAFIILKKLPLDAKVQVGRQILAYGDQRMLGGANWTMNGLSYDGARIMFDQDNYKIHFFGTKIAANQNGVNGVVSANAPITITDPVTKKATVVNPGQPDQYIVGTYNSVTAKDWFTLDVYSIGLLTKKTAIAGAKSDLDLYNNSWAKQQSDLITTGFRLTNRTANNNLPKDGFWGALDWAIESAWQTGATGERTVKDPLLDSYVQNNVAGLSGHSYGTQAQRYSGSFHVLQTGYTFFEKLRAGFQYTYASGDNNRTDGSSGTFQTLPGPRFGVFPYWNNVSGLSENIDTKNLSSYNLNFSYKTDHYGTFYAAYIVNNKVQTQDAWYAINGAANTGASTESNGVGQTTIQVGGTGKNLYNEVDFTWMYVVNDYVSIWIGGGILTAGNAVKNQRNALYHYNLQAVGTESAGLHLNTGVATGANGTASMAHMFFFQVNAGF; encoded by the coding sequence ATGAAAATGTTTCGATTCATTAAAACAATCCACCAAATTCGACCGGCCGGTAAATTCAGTTTAATCTTACTGCTTTTGACCGTTGGTTCCCCTAGCGTATTTTCTCAAGCGGCGAACAAAGGTACTGTAACTGCGGAACCTAGCCCAACCCCGGTCACTGCAACTCCTCAAAAGTCCGCAGCGGAGGAAGAAGACAGTTATGTTTCTACTATGAAAACTAGCGGTCTAACTCCAGATTTTACAAGAAGTACATTCTTCGAACCGGAACTAGGTAAAAAAGTAGCAAACCGTAAAAAGGCATGGCTAAACGACTGGATCAGAATAGGCGCATATGTTCGTCCTAGATACGAGGACAGATACAACCTAGCATTCGATAAATCGAATAAAGGTTATACTTCCAGAGCGATGCAGACCTCTCAGGTATTTTTCATCATCGATCCTAGTCCTTATTTTTCAGCAAAAGTGACTTTCCAAGATGCAAGAGTCTGGGGAGGAGAAACTCCAGCTAGCGTTGGAGACGTTCGTGCCAACACTTTCGATGGGGCGGGAGCGACTACAACGAGTAACCCCGCTGCCGGATCTGGGACTACCATCCCGAGCCAAACAACCCTCCGTGAAGCTTTTATTATTTTGAAAAAGCTTCCTTTGGATGCTAAGGTTCAGGTAGGTAGACAAATTTTGGCGTATGGTGATCAAAGAATGCTCGGTGGTGCCAACTGGACCATGAACGGTTTATCTTACGACGGAGCTCGGATCATGTTCGATCAGGACAATTATAAGATCCACTTCTTCGGAACCAAGATTGCAGCCAACCAGAATGGTGTAAACGGAGTAGTTTCGGCTAACGCACCGATTACCATCACCGACCCTGTCACTAAAAAGGCGACTGTAGTAAATCCTGGTCAACCAGATCAGTATATAGTAGGTACTTATAACTCTGTAACTGCAAAAGATTGGTTTACTCTGGACGTTTACTCCATTGGGCTTTTGACCAAAAAGACCGCGATCGCAGGAGCTAAATCGGATTTAGATCTTTATAATAACTCTTGGGCGAAACAACAGAGCGATTTGATCACTACCGGATTTAGACTTACCAATAGAACTGCAAATAATAACCTTCCTAAGGATGGATTCTGGGGAGCTTTGGATTGGGCGATTGAAAGCGCATGGCAGACAGGAGCGACTGGAGAAAGAACCGTAAAGGATCCACTTTTGGACTCTTATGTGCAGAATAATGTAGCAGGTCTTTCCGGTCATAGTTACGGTACACAGGCGCAAAGATATTCCGGTTCATTTCACGTCCTACAGACTGGTTATACCTTCTTCGAAAAATTAAGAGCCGGTTTCCAATACACTTACGCATCCGGTGATAATAATCGTACGGACGGAAGTAGCGGAACCTTCCAAACTCTTCCAGGTCCTCGTTTCGGAGTATTTCCTTATTGGAATAACGTCTCAGGTCTTTCTGAAAATATTGATACTAAAAACTTAAGTTCTTATAATCTCAATTTTTCTTATAAGACTGACCATTACGGAACATTCTACGCTGCTTATATCGTCAATAACAAGGTCCAGACGCAGGATGCTTGGTATGCGATTAATGGTGCCGCAAATACTGGAGCTTCTACTGAAAGTAATGGCGTTGGACAAACTACTATTCAGGTAGGCGGAACAGGAAAAAATCTATACAACGAGGTCGACTTTACTTGGATGTATGTTGTAAACGATTATGTTTCCATCTGGATCGGTGGTGGTATCCTGACTGCAGGTAATGCAGTTAAAAATCAGAGAAATGCTCTCTATCATTACAATCTTCAGGCAGTCGGAACTGAATCCGCAGGTCTTCATTTGAACACAGGAGTTGCGACAGGAGCGAACGGAACGGCCTCTATGGCTCATATGTTCTTCTTCCAAGTTAACGCAGGCTTCTAA
- a CDS encoding proton-conducting transporter membrane subunit encodes MTVLAYLSVITSLLAPFLIGNVLGVDFFGKDSSIGLGLSLQAILGSFIAVYVYGYEKERKALVIFGYAVFFLSTGICYLVGKSLWLILFWELSTISAFLLYIGGKWNDASIRSFVALVAAGGIGAFCFTFWIFSNDPRSGLFFLILGLLIKSAFFGVHFWLPEAHAGAPAHASAAYSGLLVNLPLVLFSKFALPILPGTYYAAILIPIAGVGVLWAGITALFSREVKKSIAYSTVENMNFLWLSLLLSAYWQASEQESLRMLSKAFGVLFLISLVHHSISKTFQFLFFGYLTKLSGRSDADGNTGVGRTSGIPTFLAAIGTMSFLAIPGTTGFLSESTFIKLLSAVLEVADTSAALVLPLLILVCTGLAVGAAAHLKLFLGLVLSRPRTNFEDHGKNTTISVSLFLTGALVLISPLIILTLTNYYAVRVEWLDFSWFRGIGILNVIGLVILLSVGLLGLRHKIKERKLWDCGGLFGGSEVAIASSALSDPLAAPLGRYFADEAGNSRLDKGFIKILLRILSSLKAKIRGADDESISVDLTYSSFTVLTILIVIIIVRLAEGDIWSQLLSYLAF; translated from the coding sequence ATGACAGTATTGGCTTATCTATCCGTCATAACTTCTCTTCTTGCACCTTTCCTAATAGGAAATGTGCTCGGAGTGGATTTTTTCGGGAAAGATAGTTCGATCGGTCTTGGGTTATCTCTCCAAGCGATACTAGGCAGTTTCATAGCCGTATATGTATACGGTTATGAAAAAGAAAGAAAGGCGTTGGTCATCTTTGGCTACGCCGTTTTTTTCCTAAGCACAGGGATTTGTTACCTGGTAGGAAAAAGTTTATGGCTCATTCTCTTCTGGGAATTATCCACGATAAGCGCCTTTCTTCTTTATATTGGAGGCAAATGGAATGACGCCTCCATCCGAAGTTTCGTAGCGTTAGTCGCTGCGGGAGGGATCGGGGCCTTCTGTTTTACATTCTGGATATTTTCGAATGATCCAAGATCGGGATTATTCTTCTTGATCTTGGGACTTTTGATCAAGTCCGCATTTTTTGGAGTTCATTTCTGGCTGCCGGAAGCTCACGCGGGAGCGCCCGCTCATGCTTCTGCAGCTTACTCCGGATTATTAGTCAATCTACCTCTGGTATTATTTTCTAAATTCGCTCTTCCAATTTTGCCCGGAACTTATTACGCAGCTATTCTTATACCGATAGCAGGAGTCGGTGTACTATGGGCAGGTATCACTGCATTATTCAGTAGAGAAGTCAAAAAATCCATTGCATACAGCACTGTGGAGAATATGAACTTTTTGTGGTTAAGCTTACTTCTCTCGGCTTATTGGCAAGCCAGCGAACAGGAAAGTTTAAGAATGCTCAGTAAAGCATTCGGAGTTCTTTTCCTGATCTCTTTGGTCCATCATAGTATCAGTAAAACATTCCAGTTCTTATTTTTCGGATATCTTACTAAATTATCCGGCAGATCCGATGCGGATGGAAACACAGGCGTGGGAAGGACCAGTGGAATTCCTACATTTTTAGCTGCAATTGGGACAATGAGCTTTCTTGCCATCCCAGGAACCACGGGTTTCTTATCCGAATCCACATTTATTAAATTATTATCCGCAGTTTTAGAAGTTGCAGATACTAGCGCGGCACTTGTTCTTCCTCTTCTCATTTTAGTCTGCACAGGTTTAGCGGTAGGGGCTGCTGCTCACTTAAAACTTTTCCTGGGACTTGTTCTTTCCAGACCTCGCACAAATTTTGAAGACCATGGGAAAAATACAACTATCAGTGTTTCCTTATTTTTGACCGGTGCCTTGGTATTGATCTCACCTTTGATCATTCTTACCCTCACAAACTATTATGCAGTGAGAGTCGAATGGTTGGATTTCTCTTGGTTTAGAGGGATCGGGATCTTGAACGTAATCGGTCTAGTTATATTGCTAAGCGTAGGGTTGTTAGGACTCAGGCATAAGATCAAAGAGAGAAAACTGTGGGATTGTGGCGGCTTATTCGGCGGATCGGAGGTAGCGATCGCAAGTTCAGCTCTTTCCGATCCGTTAGCCGCTCCTTTAGGCAGATATTTCGCCGACGAAGCAGGCAATTCCAGATTGGACAAAGGGTTCATTAAGATTTTATTAAGAATACTTTCCTCTTTGAAAGCTAAGATCAGAGGAGCAGATGACGAATCCATCTCGGTAGACTTGACTTATTCTTCTTTTACTGTCTTAACAATTTTGATCGTAATCATCATCGTTCGTCTTGCGGAGGGAGACATATGGTCACAGCTACTTTCTTATTTGGCATTCTAA
- a CDS encoding helix-turn-helix domain-containing protein, producing MKQSSSRIRNPFYSNIYFRSLVLFFLGATVVNFLSAAPTLPSADIIRLNPSSPVENISSKMEYRYRGYQFRHCKPETISFLHQLEWHHNAGNVLRLKRSQSGNWLRFRLANEGTEQLYRTLVLLWLNVPDAELCSVDSKGNFEAGFAGYDLDPIWNDFISPLPHFNIRLEPKEERTFYLYVLSNEDINYPVRLLSEDDYMVIVRLRSVLFLTVGFVLFFAFGYNLYLYFKSRKALFLALPLHLTAVGATLYFLHGKEFASIVGNENNLFRHNYFLFLGLTHIVFFFYLAAWNKENSGLVYRSPFFWLVCFAGILYPLIPLYQFWYDHRILVLVLNYGCMLFYFGKTHISSIRNNTVYEMFFISVWGIFLLLDLYKTIFHFDFYPYNRMAVYGVLYYLPPLTVFVSLLSREILRRKEEEGSNRKTHLSSLDVKDFVVKIESLLEKEKIYLTKSLKEEHMAKELGITIHQLSELINTEFKTNFPSLINQYRVEEAKVLLNEFPDENTTEIGAKAGFSSRSAFYLEFKKLTGTNPNSYRKESSGKSA from the coding sequence ATGAAACAATCCAGTTCTAGAATCAGAAATCCTTTCTACTCTAATATATATTTTCGATCTCTGGTTCTATTCTTCTTGGGAGCTACTGTTGTAAATTTTTTAAGCGCAGCACCCACTCTTCCTTCTGCTGATATCATTCGATTAAACCCTTCTTCCCCTGTAGAAAATATTAGTTCAAAAATGGAATACAGGTACAGAGGATACCAGTTCCGGCATTGCAAACCGGAAACGATCTCTTTTCTCCATCAGTTGGAATGGCATCATAATGCAGGGAATGTTCTTCGTTTAAAAAGAAGCCAGTCCGGAAATTGGCTCAGATTCAGACTTGCAAATGAAGGAACAGAACAACTTTACAGGACACTCGTCCTGCTCTGGCTGAATGTACCGGATGCGGAACTTTGTTCTGTGGATTCAAAGGGAAATTTCGAGGCAGGATTTGCAGGTTATGACCTGGATCCCATTTGGAATGATTTTATTTCTCCTCTTCCCCATTTCAATATTCGTTTGGAGCCTAAGGAAGAACGGACCTTCTACCTTTATGTATTATCCAACGAGGACATCAACTATCCAGTTCGATTATTATCAGAAGATGATTATATGGTCATCGTAAGACTGAGATCTGTTCTATTTTTAACTGTAGGATTCGTGCTATTTTTCGCCTTCGGTTATAACTTGTATCTCTATTTTAAGTCCAGAAAAGCCTTGTTTTTAGCCCTCCCCCTACACCTGACTGCAGTGGGAGCGACTCTGTATTTTTTACATGGAAAGGAATTTGCATCCATAGTAGGAAATGAGAACAATCTATTTCGCCATAACTACTTCTTATTTTTGGGGCTCACTCATATAGTTTTCTTCTTCTATTTGGCCGCATGGAATAAGGAGAATTCTGGTCTGGTCTATAGATCCCCATTCTTCTGGTTGGTATGTTTTGCGGGGATTTTATATCCTCTCATTCCGCTTTATCAATTTTGGTATGATCATCGGATCTTAGTTTTAGTACTGAATTACGGATGTATGTTATTCTATTTTGGTAAGACCCATATTTCTTCCATTCGCAATAACACCGTCTACGAAATGTTTTTCATTTCCGTATGGGGCATTTTCCTTCTTCTGGATCTATACAAGACAATATTCCATTTCGACTTTTATCCATATAATAGAATGGCCGTGTATGGAGTATTATATTACCTTCCTCCCTTGACTGTGTTCGTATCGTTATTGTCGAGAGAGATATTGAGAAGAAAAGAAGAAGAAGGTTCTAATCGTAAAACCCATCTTTCTTCCTTGGATGTTAAAGATTTTGTAGTTAAGATAGAATCCTTACTGGAAAAAGAAAAAATTTATCTAACCAAGTCTCTAAAAGAAGAACATATGGCAAAAGAACTCGGGATCACAATCCATCAGCTTTCCGAGCTGATCAATACGGAGTTCAAAACCAATTTCCCATCTTTGATCAATCAATACAGGGTGGAAGAAGCTAAAGTATTGCTAAATGAGTTCCCGGATGAGAACACAACGGAGATAGGTGCGAAAGCAGGATTTAGTTCCAGATCTGCGTTTTATCTGGAATTCAAAAAGTTAACCGGAACTAATCCGAATTCTTATCGTAAAGAAAGTAGTGGCAAAAGCGCTTAA
- a CDS encoding formate hydrogenase, with protein MNFDILLGIGAGVFVLIFLTYVLGPTKNQTNLLFWSVLFVICVAINFTVWIIRDWNEDVTTLQWVLIEATTFVGALLISSSRTEKSFPIAWKFLLINSFGLGIAFLGIILLRSSLHVINQPIEFLAANSSSHPEIIWVEIGLWLAIFGYTAKLGLFPNHVWIEDTYGESPSQVSSLLSSFIPVSVCFALRPFVHLDHQLFPHTFSGADGLLVLGILTIFLSIFAVYDRDDIRRISAKVALFHTGAIAVFLWMDLSETVFLYMMATNLVVKSLLFISMGIVRMDAGKRELHKIIQADSINKPALSLFILALFLAFVMPGSPIFVTDIILIKAGQIGGKTFVILVPILGIVFFGVMLYKLAPLLNIKGRPFQKDLSTTLTIRMTNGFFLLLLLLSTGCWGFYLLLQGVL; from the coding sequence ATGAACTTCGATATTCTTTTAGGGATCGGAGCGGGGGTCTTCGTCCTAATTTTCCTAACCTATGTTTTAGGTCCTACAAAGAACCAGACTAACTTGTTATTCTGGTCCGTTTTGTTCGTCATCTGCGTCGCGATCAACTTTACCGTCTGGATCATTCGAGATTGGAATGAGGATGTTACTACATTACAATGGGTCTTGATAGAAGCCACAACCTTTGTAGGTGCGTTACTCATCTCTTCCAGCAGAACAGAAAAATCCTTTCCGATAGCTTGGAAATTTTTGCTGATCAATTCATTCGGATTAGGTATCGCATTCTTAGGGATCATACTTCTCCGTTCTTCTTTACATGTGATCAACCAACCAATTGAATTTTTGGCGGCAAATTCCTCTTCTCATCCTGAGATCATCTGGGTAGAGATCGGTCTCTGGCTCGCAATTTTCGGATACACTGCTAAACTTGGGCTTTTCCCAAATCATGTTTGGATAGAAGACACATACGGAGAAAGTCCTTCACAGGTATCTTCTTTACTTTCTTCATTCATTCCAGTTTCGGTATGTTTTGCTCTTAGGCCTTTCGTTCACTTAGACCATCAACTTTTCCCTCATACTTTCAGTGGTGCGGACGGTTTATTGGTCTTGGGGATATTAACGATTTTCTTGAGTATTTTTGCCGTATATGATCGAGACGATATCAGAAGGATTTCCGCAAAAGTTGCACTTTTCCATACAGGAGCCATAGCTGTTTTCCTCTGGATGGACTTAAGCGAGACTGTTTTTCTCTACATGATGGCGACTAACTTGGTGGTAAAATCACTTTTATTCATCAGTATGGGAATCGTGAGAATGGACGCTGGAAAGAGAGAACTTCATAAGATTATACAGGCGGATTCCATCAACAAACCTGCTTTATCTCTATTCATCTTAGCGCTCTTCTTAGCATTCGTTATGCCTGGATCACCGATATTCGTAACCGATATAATACTGATCAAGGCAGGACAGATAGGCGGAAAAACTTTTGTGATTTTAGTTCCAATCTTAGGGATCGTATTCTTTGGAGTAATGTTATATAAACTTGCTCCTCTTTTGAATATAAAAGGAAGACCCTTTCAAAAAGATCTATCCACCACTCTTACGATCAGAATGACCAACGGATTTTTCCTACTTCTATTGTTACTTAGCACTGGGTGCTGGGGATTTTACCTGTTATTACAAGGTGTATTATGA